Proteins found in one Panicum hallii strain FIL2 chromosome 4, PHallii_v3.1, whole genome shotgun sequence genomic segment:
- the LOC112888457 gene encoding urea-proton symporter DUR3 isoform X2 — MAGGGGACPPPGLGFGGEYYSVVDGVCSRDGSFFGGKPVLAQAVGYAVVLGFGAFFALFTSFLVWLEKRYVGSQHTSEWFNTAGRSVKTGLIASVIVSQWTWAATILQSSNVAWQYGVSGPFWYASGATIQVLLFGVMAIEIKRKAPNAHTVCEIVRARWGGAAHAVFLVFCLTTNVIVTAMLLLGGSAVANALTGINVYAASFLIPLGVVVYTLAGGLKATFLASYIHSVVVHVVLVVFVFLVYTSSSRLGSPRVVHDHLTAVASAARDCSAPLSHSDQACGPVHGNFKGSYLTMLSSGGLVFGIINIVGNFGTVFVDNGYWMSAIAARPSSTHKGYLLGGLVWFAVPFSLATSLGLGALALDLPITAAEAAKGLVPPATATALMGKSGSVLLLTMLFMAVTSAGSAELVAVSSLCTYDIYRTYINPDATGKQILRVSRAVVLAFGCLMGALAVILNLVGVSLGWMYLAMGVIIGSAVIPIALLLLWSKANAIGAILGTVTGCALGVTVWLTVAKVQYGRVDLDSTGRNAPMLAGNLVSILLGGAVHAACSLAWPQHYDWESSRQITTVESVAADGELAEELKEERLVRAKRWIVKWGVAFTAVIVVLWPVLSLPAGKYSAGYFTLWAAVAIAWGTVGSAVIIFLPLVESWDTICKVCEGMFTSDAVYERLDDMNLRLKAIMEAMPEAEERYQEMQKKGIGAMEMAHHPASGTHPSTVANDDGDDLPHA, encoded by the exons atggctggcggcggcggcgcatgcCCTCCGCCGGGGCTGGGTTTCGGCGGCGAGTACTACTCGGTGGTCGACGGCGTGTGCAGCCGCGACGGCAGCTTCTTCGGCGGGAAGCCGGTGCTGGCGCAGGCCGTCGGGTACGCCGTCGTCCTCGGCTTCGGCGCCTTCTTCGCGCTCTTCACCTCCTTCCTG GTGTGGCTAGAGAAGCGGTATGTGGGATCGCAGCACACTTCGGAGTGGTTCAACACGGCAGGTCGTAGTGTCAAGACCGGCCTCATCGCCAGCGTCATCGTCTCCCAG TGGACATGGGCGGCGACGATCCTTCAGAGCTCGAACGTGGCGTGGCAGTACGGCGTGAGCGGCCCGTTCTGGTACGCCAGCGGCGCCACCATCCAGGTGCTCCTGTTCGGCGTCATGGCCATCGAGATCAAGCGCAAGGCGCCCAACGCGCACACGGTCTGCGAGATCGTGCGCGCGCggtggggcggcgcggcgcacgccGTGTTCCTGGTGTTCTGCCTCACCACCAACGTCATCGTCACGGCCATGCTGCTGCTGGGCGGCTCCGCCGTCGCCAACGCGCTCACGGGCATCAACGTCTACGCCGCCAGCTTCCTCATCCCGCTCGGCGTCGTGGTGTACACGCTCGCCGGCGGGCTCAAGGCCACCTTCCTCGCCAGCTACATCCACTCCGTCGTCGTGCACgtcgtcctcgtcgtcttcgTCTTCCTCGTGTACACCTCCAGCAGCCGCCTGGGCAGCCCGCGGGTGGTGCACGACCACCTCACGGCCGTGGCCAGCGCGGCGCGGGACTGCTCCGCACCGCTCTCGCACTCCGACCAGGCATGCGGCCCCGTCCACGGCAACTTCAAGGGATCCTACCTCACCATGCTCAGCTCCGGAGGTCTTGTCTTCGGCATCATCAACATCGTCGGCAATTTCGGCACGGTCTTCGTCGATAAC GGTTACTGGATGAGCGCGATCGCCGCCCGGCCATCGTCGACGCACAAGGGGTACCTGCTCGGCGGGCTGGTGTGGTTCGCGGTGCCCTTCTCGCTGGCAACCTCGCTGGGCCTCGGCGCGCTCGCCCTGGACCTCCCGATCACGGCAGCCGAGGCGGCCAAGGGCCTCGTCCCGCCCGCCACCGCCACGGCGCTCATGGGCAAGTCCGGCTCCGTTCTCCTCCTCACCATGCTCTTCATGGCCGTCACCTCGGCGGGCTCGGCTGAGCTTGTGGCCGTCTCCTCCCTCTGCACCTACGACATCTACCGGACCTACATCAACCCGGACGCCACCGGCAAGCAGATCCTCCGCGTGTCCAGGGCCGTCGTCCTTGCGTTCGGCTGCCTCATGGGCGCCCTCGCCGTCATCCTCAACCTCGTCGGCGTCTCCCTGGGATGGATGTACCTGGCCATGGGCGTCATCATAGGCTCCGCCGTCATCCCCATTGCTCTGCTGCTGCTCTGGAGCAAGGCCAACGCCATCGGCGCCATCCTCGGCACTGTCACCGGCTGCGCCCTCGGCGTCACCGTCTGGCTGACGGTCGCCAAGGTCCAGTACGGGCGCGTGGACCTGGACAGCACCGGGCGGAACGCGCCCATGCTGGCGGGCAACCTGGTGTCCATCCTGCTGGGCGGGGCGGTGCACGCTGCGTGCAGCCTGGCGTGGCCGCAGCACTACGACTGGGAGAGCAGCCGGCAGATCACCACTGTGGAGAGCGTCGCCGCCGACGGCGAGCTGGCGGAGGAGCTCAAGGAGGAGCGGCTGGTGCGCGCGAAGCGGTGGATCGTCAAGTGGGGCGTGGCGTTCACGGCCGTGATCGTGGTCCTGTGGCCCGTGCTGTCGCTGCCGGCGGGGAAGTACAGCGCCGGCTACTTCACGCTGTGGGCGGCGGTCGCGATCGCGTGGGGCACCGTCGGGTCGGCGGTGATCATCTTCCTGCCGCTGGTGGAGAGCTGGGACACCATCTGCAAGGTGTGCGAGGGCATGTTCACCAGCGACGCCGTCTACGAGCGCCTCGACGACATGAACCTGCGCCTCAAGGCCATCATGGAGGCCATGCCCGAGGCGGAGGAGCGCTACCAGGAGATGCAGAAGAAGGGCATTGGCGCCATGGAGATGGCGCATCATCCTGCGTCCGGCACCCACCCGTCCACGGTCGCCAATGACGACGGAGATGATCTTCCCCATGCTTAA
- the LOC112889801 gene encoding DCN1-like protein 2: MYKLGRGNRDKVQQFMTITGASEKVALQALKASDWHLEGAFDFFYSQPQISAVNTRHLEDIFNRYKEPDADMIMVEGISQLCNDLQVDPQDIVMLVISWHMKAATMCEFTRQEFIGGLQSIGVDSIEKFRAKLPSLRAEIKDDNKFREIYNFAFTWAREKGQKSLSLETAIGMWQLLFAERNWPLLDHWCQFLQVRHNKAISRDTWAQLLEFVKSIDPQLSNYDDEGAWPYLIDEFVEYLTENGLVQRTK; this comes from the exons ATG TATAAGCTGGGGAGAGGAAACCGCGACAAGGTGCAGCAGTTCATGACCATAACCGGCGCGAG TGAGAAGGTTGCCCTTCAGGCACTGAAAGCTAGTGATTGGCACTTGGAAGGAGCTTTTGACTTCTTCTATAGCCAACCTCAGATTTCTGCGGTCAATACTCGGCATCTTGAAGACATTTTTAATAGATACAAAG AACCTGATGCTGATATGATCATGGTGGAGGGAATATCTCAACTTTGCAATGATCTGCAG GTGGATCCTCAGGATATTGTCATG CTTGTCATATCATGGCACATGAAAGCCGCAACAATGTGTGAATTTACTCGCCAGGAATTCATTGGTGGACTGCAGTCTATTGG GGTAGATTCAATCGAGAAATTTCGTGCAAAGTTGCCATCATTACGAGCTGAGATCAAAGATGACA ATAAGTTTCGTGAGATATACAACTTCGCGTTCACTTGGGCAAGAGAAAAG GGTCAAAAGTCTCTCTCACTGGAGACTGCCATTGGGATGTGGCAGTTGCTATTTGCTGAAAGGAACTGGCCTCTTCTGGATCATTGGTGCCAGTTTTTACAG GTCAGGCACAATAAAGCCATATCTAGAGACACGTGGGCCCAGCTGCTGGAATTTGTAAAG TCGATTGATCCACAGCTATCCAACTATGACGACGAAGGTGCTTGGCCCTACCTCATAGATGAATTTGTGGAATACTTGACTGAGAATGGGTTGGTTCAGCGCACAAAGTGA
- the LOC112888457 gene encoding urea-proton symporter DUR3 isoform X1, with protein MEVRVGLWPSNGAMARRHARRTRGRATAEPSPRNRRARARRCCPNSGDGETRRRRLVRTRLALQDSCAPTHRSHRSPAQRESGISIAPIFLSTEIIITARKTVSAESKNLPVGELLAGARDSDRARGRCLLYTTILPSVAVLHFEPPAARRRRRLHSLFAGDLIEFSFLHRSKTMAGGGGACPPPGLGFGGEYYSVVDGVCSRDGSFFGGKPVLAQAVGYAVVLGFGAFFALFTSFLVWLEKRYVGSQHTSEWFNTAGRSVKTGLIASVIVSQWTWAATILQSSNVAWQYGVSGPFWYASGATIQVLLFGVMAIEIKRKAPNAHTVCEIVRARWGGAAHAVFLVFCLTTNVIVTAMLLLGGSAVANALTGINVYAASFLIPLGVVVYTLAGGLKATFLASYIHSVVVHVVLVVFVFLVYTSSSRLGSPRVVHDHLTAVASAARDCSAPLSHSDQACGPVHGNFKGSYLTMLSSGGLVFGIINIVGNFGTVFVDNGYWMSAIAARPSSTHKGYLLGGLVWFAVPFSLATSLGLGALALDLPITAAEAAKGLVPPATATALMGKSGSVLLLTMLFMAVTSAGSAELVAVSSLCTYDIYRTYINPDATGKQILRVSRAVVLAFGCLMGALAVILNLVGVSLGWMYLAMGVIIGSAVIPIALLLLWSKANAIGAILGTVTGCALGVTVWLTVAKVQYGRVDLDSTGRNAPMLAGNLVSILLGGAVHAACSLAWPQHYDWESSRQITTVESVAADGELAEELKEERLVRAKRWIVKWGVAFTAVIVVLWPVLSLPAGKYSAGYFTLWAAVAIAWGTVGSAVIIFLPLVESWDTICKVCEGMFTSDAVYERLDDMNLRLKAIMEAMPEAEERYQEMQKKGIGAMEMAHHPASGTHPSTVANDDGDDLPHA; from the exons ATGGAGGTACGAGTGGGATTGTGGCCGAGCAACGGGGCGATGGCGCGGCGCCACGCTCGCCGGACCCGCGGACGCGCCACCGCAGAGCCCTCTCCCCGCAACCGCCGCGCCCGGGCCCGGCGCTGCTGTCCTaactccggcgacggcgagacgCGGAGACGTCGGCTGGTGCGAACGCGGCTGGCGCTTCAGGATTCGTGCGCGCCTACACATCGATCCCACCGTTCCCCTGCACAGCGGGAATCGGGGATCTCGATCGCTCCCATTTTTCTCTCAACGGAAATAATAATAACAGCTCGGAAAACAGTATCAGCCGAGTCAAAGAATCTCCCAGTTGGGGAGTTGTTGGCGGGTGCTCGCGACAGCGATCGCGCGCGCGGCCGTTGTCTCTTATATACGACGATTCTTCCTTCCGTCGCGGTGCTTCACTTCGAgcctcccgccgcccgccgccgccgccgtcttcacTCCCTCTTCGCCGGGGACCTGATCGAG TTTTCGTTCCTGCACAGATCGAAGACGatggctggcggcggcggcgcatgcCCTCCGCCGGGGCTGGGTTTCGGCGGCGAGTACTACTCGGTGGTCGACGGCGTGTGCAGCCGCGACGGCAGCTTCTTCGGCGGGAAGCCGGTGCTGGCGCAGGCCGTCGGGTACGCCGTCGTCCTCGGCTTCGGCGCCTTCTTCGCGCTCTTCACCTCCTTCCTG GTGTGGCTAGAGAAGCGGTATGTGGGATCGCAGCACACTTCGGAGTGGTTCAACACGGCAGGTCGTAGTGTCAAGACCGGCCTCATCGCCAGCGTCATCGTCTCCCAG TGGACATGGGCGGCGACGATCCTTCAGAGCTCGAACGTGGCGTGGCAGTACGGCGTGAGCGGCCCGTTCTGGTACGCCAGCGGCGCCACCATCCAGGTGCTCCTGTTCGGCGTCATGGCCATCGAGATCAAGCGCAAGGCGCCCAACGCGCACACGGTCTGCGAGATCGTGCGCGCGCggtggggcggcgcggcgcacgccGTGTTCCTGGTGTTCTGCCTCACCACCAACGTCATCGTCACGGCCATGCTGCTGCTGGGCGGCTCCGCCGTCGCCAACGCGCTCACGGGCATCAACGTCTACGCCGCCAGCTTCCTCATCCCGCTCGGCGTCGTGGTGTACACGCTCGCCGGCGGGCTCAAGGCCACCTTCCTCGCCAGCTACATCCACTCCGTCGTCGTGCACgtcgtcctcgtcgtcttcgTCTTCCTCGTGTACACCTCCAGCAGCCGCCTGGGCAGCCCGCGGGTGGTGCACGACCACCTCACGGCCGTGGCCAGCGCGGCGCGGGACTGCTCCGCACCGCTCTCGCACTCCGACCAGGCATGCGGCCCCGTCCACGGCAACTTCAAGGGATCCTACCTCACCATGCTCAGCTCCGGAGGTCTTGTCTTCGGCATCATCAACATCGTCGGCAATTTCGGCACGGTCTTCGTCGATAAC GGTTACTGGATGAGCGCGATCGCCGCCCGGCCATCGTCGACGCACAAGGGGTACCTGCTCGGCGGGCTGGTGTGGTTCGCGGTGCCCTTCTCGCTGGCAACCTCGCTGGGCCTCGGCGCGCTCGCCCTGGACCTCCCGATCACGGCAGCCGAGGCGGCCAAGGGCCTCGTCCCGCCCGCCACCGCCACGGCGCTCATGGGCAAGTCCGGCTCCGTTCTCCTCCTCACCATGCTCTTCATGGCCGTCACCTCGGCGGGCTCGGCTGAGCTTGTGGCCGTCTCCTCCCTCTGCACCTACGACATCTACCGGACCTACATCAACCCGGACGCCACCGGCAAGCAGATCCTCCGCGTGTCCAGGGCCGTCGTCCTTGCGTTCGGCTGCCTCATGGGCGCCCTCGCCGTCATCCTCAACCTCGTCGGCGTCTCCCTGGGATGGATGTACCTGGCCATGGGCGTCATCATAGGCTCCGCCGTCATCCCCATTGCTCTGCTGCTGCTCTGGAGCAAGGCCAACGCCATCGGCGCCATCCTCGGCACTGTCACCGGCTGCGCCCTCGGCGTCACCGTCTGGCTGACGGTCGCCAAGGTCCAGTACGGGCGCGTGGACCTGGACAGCACCGGGCGGAACGCGCCCATGCTGGCGGGCAACCTGGTGTCCATCCTGCTGGGCGGGGCGGTGCACGCTGCGTGCAGCCTGGCGTGGCCGCAGCACTACGACTGGGAGAGCAGCCGGCAGATCACCACTGTGGAGAGCGTCGCCGCCGACGGCGAGCTGGCGGAGGAGCTCAAGGAGGAGCGGCTGGTGCGCGCGAAGCGGTGGATCGTCAAGTGGGGCGTGGCGTTCACGGCCGTGATCGTGGTCCTGTGGCCCGTGCTGTCGCTGCCGGCGGGGAAGTACAGCGCCGGCTACTTCACGCTGTGGGCGGCGGTCGCGATCGCGTGGGGCACCGTCGGGTCGGCGGTGATCATCTTCCTGCCGCTGGTGGAGAGCTGGGACACCATCTGCAAGGTGTGCGAGGGCATGTTCACCAGCGACGCCGTCTACGAGCGCCTCGACGACATGAACCTGCGCCTCAAGGCCATCATGGAGGCCATGCCCGAGGCGGAGGAGCGCTACCAGGAGATGCAGAAGAAGGGCATTGGCGCCATGGAGATGGCGCATCATCCTGCGTCCGGCACCCACCCGTCCACGGTCGCCAATGACGACGGAGATGATCTTCCCCATGCTTAA
- the LOC112890073 gene encoding probable glutathione S-transferase DHAR2, chloroplastic, whose amino-acid sequence MAVLLRGTSAAATTAAPSSALLATTFRRARGCGRLLPAAPRLRRAFAARASAQPLEVCAKESITVPGRLGDCPFTQRVLLTIEEKHLPYNLKLVDLANKPDWLFEINPEGKVPIVKLEDKWIADSDVITQALEEKYPEPPLATPADKASIGSKIFSTFIGFLKSKDPSDGTEQALLDELTSFDSYLKDNGPFINGGAISAADLSLAPKLYHMEIALGHYKNWSVLDSLSHVKQYMKSIFSMDSFVKTRALQEDVIAGWRPKVMG is encoded by the exons ATGGCCGTCCTCCTCCGCGGcacgtccgccgccgccacgacgGCGGCTCCATCCTCGGCGCTCCTCGCCACCACCTTCCGCCGCGCCCGCGGCTGCGGGCGCCTCCTGCCTGCAGCGCCGCGGCTCCGCCGCGCGTTCGCGGCCCGCGCCTCGGCGCAGCCGCTCGAAGTCTGCGCGAAGGAATCCATCACCGTCCCGGGTCGCCTAGGCGACT GTCCATTCACACAAAGGGTTTTGTTGACAATAGAGGAGAAGCATCTGCCATATAATCTAAAGCTAGTTGATCTAGCTAATAAACCAGATTG GTTATTTGAAATCAATCCAGAAGGTAAGGTGCCTATTGTGAAGCTTGAGGACAAATGGATCGCTGATTCCGatgttataacacaagcattaGAGGAGAAGTACCCTGAACCACCCTTGGCAACTCCAGCAGACAAAGCTTCAAT AGGGTCAAAAATATTTTCCACCTTCATCGGTTTCCTCAAAAGCAAAGATCCAAGTGATGGAACAGAACAGGCACTACTTGATGAGCTGACTTCATTTGATAGTTATCTAAAGGATAAT GGTCCATTTATTAATGGAGGAGCAATTTCTGCTGCTGATCTCTCTCTGGCTCCTAAACTATATCACATGGAGATAGCTCTGGGTCACTACAAGAATTGGTCTGTTCTGGATTCACTTTCACATGTAAAACAATACATGAAG TCAATTTTCTCAATGGATTCTTTTGTCAAAACTCGAGCTCTGCAAGAGGATGTAATTGCTGGATGGCGCCCAAAAGTCATGGGTTAA
- the LOC112889719 gene encoding uncharacterized protein LOC112889719, with protein MDAAGGGGAVVAGGGADEADAAFFSRRGHRCCGCFWAPPWAAASSPSQSPRARRAEPADEEWWHRVGDGAASGRRRWWRRGVDALMKVREWSELVAGPRWKTFIRRLRFRRGGPRHGAGSGKLNYDPLSYALNFDEGHAAAAGGGPEGGDYAGYLDFSARFVAPPPASAKSSMDLGGRDAPPLFLHQAHSPRTPPAAARG; from the coding sequence ATGGACGCCGCCGGCGGGGGAGGCGCCGttgtggcgggcggcggcgccgacgaAGCAGACGCCGCCTTCTTCTCCCGGCGCGGGCACCGCTGCTGCGGCTGCTTCTGGGCACCGCCGTGGGCGGCGGCCTCCTCGCCGTCCCagtccccgcgcgcgcgccgcgcggAACCGGCGGACGAGGAGTGGTGGCACCGCGTCGGGGACGGGGCGGCGTCGGGCCGGCGCCGGTGGTGGCGGCGCGGGGTGGACGCGCTGATGAAGGTGCGGGAGTGGTCGGAGCTGGTGGCCGGCCCGCGGTGGAAGACCTTCATCCGCCGGCTCCGGTTCCGCCGCGGCGGCCCCCGCCACGGGGCCGGCAGCGGGAAGCTCAATTACGACCCGCTCAGCTACGCGCTCAACTTCGACGagggccacgccgccgccgccggcggcggaccCGAGGGCGGCGACTACGCGGGGTACCTCGACTTCTCCGCGCgcttcgtcgcgccgccgccggcctccgccaAGTCATCCATGGACCTCGGCGGCCGCGACGCGCCGCCGCTGTTCCTCCACCAGGCGCACTCCCCGCGCACGCCCCCGGCCGCGGCGAGGGGCTGA
- the LOC112890815 gene encoding RING-H2 finger protein ATL46-like encodes MAEAAASSSSSGSSAPRRLHGAGVVRDALPYGGLAASPPPPPPLQQQAQGAGGGGGGGGKISPAVLFIIVILAVVFFISGLLHLLVRVLMKKQHRRGGGRGGPASSAAARGDAGGADAALQRQLQQLFHLHDSGLDQAFIDALPVFAYREIVVGGGGGKEPFDCAVCLCEFDAEDRLRLLPLCGHAFHLNCIDTWLLSNSTCPLCRGVLFAPGFMGDDNPMFDFEERLEEGRLSEDCDDGFGLPGQKASGLAQTPAAEKRVFPVRLGKFKNVGTQGAVEGGNANANANPSVLSRDQGESSSSSLDGRRCFSMGTYQYVLGTSELRVALQPGQVRNGTGGAMRGRPAGLSSINADIMEGKRICARNKGESFSVSKIWQWSNLKGKLPAGSDECSDARSLPWMKRGGAADTSNI; translated from the coding sequence ATGGCTGAAGCGGCGgcgtcctcgtcctcgtccggatcctccgccccgcgccgcctccaTGGCGCCGGCGTCGTCAGGGACGCGCTCCCGTACGGTGGCCTCGCCGcctcgcccccgccgccgccgccgttgcagCAGCAGGCGCAGGGCGCGGGTGGgggaggcgggggcggaggGAAGATTAGCCCCGCCGTGCTCTTCATCATCGTGATTCTTGCCGTGGTGTTCTTCATCTCCGGCCTGCTCCACCTCCTGGTGCGCGTCCTCATGAAGAAGCagcaccgccgcggcggcggccgagggggCCCCgcgtcgtcggcggcggcgcggggggatgCCGGCGGGGCGGACGCGGCGCTGCAGCGGCAGCTGCAGCAGCTGTTCCACCTCCACGACTCCGGCCTGGACCAGGCCTTCATCGACGCGCTGCCCGTCTTCGCCTACCGGGAGATCgtcgtgggcggcggcggcggcaaggagcCGTTCGACTGCGCGGTGTGCCTGTGCGAGTTCGACGCCGAGGACCGGCTCCGCCTGCTGCCGCTGTGCGGCCACGCCTTCCACCTCAACTGCATCGACACGTGGCTGCTCTCCAACTCCACCTGCCCGCTCTGCCGCGGGGTGCTCTTCGCCCCGGGGTTCATGGGCGACGACAACCCAATGTTCGATTTCGAGGAGAGGCTGGAGGAAGGGAGGCTGTCGGAGGATTGCGACGACGGATTTGGGTTGCCTGGGCAGAAGGCTTCAGGGTTGGCACAGACGCCGGCGGCTGAGAAGAGGGTGTTCCCCGTGAGGCTGGGGAAGTTCAAGAATGTCGGAACCCAGGGTGCCGTGGAAGGTGGCAATGCCAATGCCAATGCCAATCCCAGTGTGTTGAGTAGGGATCAAGgggagagcagcagcagcagcctggATGGAAGGAGATGCTTCTCCATGGGCACCTATCAGTATGTTCTTGGCACTTCTGAGCTCCGGGTAGCTCTCCAGCCTGGCCAGGTTAGGAACGGCACTGGTGGTGCAATGAGGGGAAGACCTGCTGGTTTAAGTTCGATCAATGCTGATATTATGGAGGGGAAGAGGATCTGCGCGAGGAACAAAGGGGAAAGTTTCTCCGTGTCGAAGATTTGGCAATGGTCTAATCTGAAGGGCAAGCTACCTGCTGGTTCGGATGAATGTTCGGATGCCAGGAGCCTTCCATGGATGAAGAGAGGAGGTGCCGCGGATACATCAAACATATGA